The region TACCTGTGAAGGTTGTAAAGGTGAGAGGAGAATAAGTTTGTCTGTATCTTACCCAGGAATGTTGTCCCACAGTGCTTAACATAATATGATAAGATTTCACACCTGTGATTTTAAAGGAacaaatttcattaatttttaagttGACATTTCTACAGAGGTTTGTAATTTATCTGAGGAACCTTTTCTCTAAGAAGCTGATTCCAGACTCACATTTTTATaacatattttgaagaaatacttTCACAATATATATTTAACACAAGCATTTCATGCAACTGATTTGGTATCAGTTATTCACTGGAATTGTGTCTGTTTAAGCAGGTTCTGATTTTCTCATAACAGTTATTACAGTTACTTCAGTGTTATTAATTTTACTTGCTattaactttaaataaaaataaacaattacttATTACCTATACTTTTAGCTTACTACATGGGAGTTGTCTTGATCAGGTAAGGAAAACAGCAATTAATATTAGTTAGAAAGTACTAACAAGCCATTATTACTGTGCTGTTAAAGACTAAGTTTAAAACCAAGGCGAAGCTTTAGTTGTAGAAAAACCCTAAACTTTAGTTCTTTAGATCATTATGAGATAAAGGTCCTTAGATTTCTTCAGTCATAACCTAATTCTTGTCTGTAGGCTTCTTTCGACGTAGCATCACCAAAAATGCAGTGTACCGATGCAAGAACGGTGGTCACTGTGAAATGGACATGTACATGCGAAGAAAGTGTCAGGAATGTCGCTTGAAGAAGTGTAAGGCTGTAGGAATGCTAGCAGAATGTAAGTACTCCTTCTCTGCTGGCTAACTTTATAATCAACTCTGACAAATTCTTTCTCAAAAACTATCCCTTCTCCTTGTTAGAACTGAAGGGTATTGGTCTAATTACTACCAAGAGACAGCTAAATATCCAGAACCTTGACAGGACAGCCACAAGCATCTCAGATGCATtttcatgtttgaaaaaaaaaattgtatagtATTTTTTCATGAACAATTCCCATGCTTATATGTCACAGAGCCACAAGCAAAATAACATGAGAAGACTGTAAACGCTCGGGCTTTTGATGGATACTGAACACAAACTCACCTAATGAATAGTGTTTTGCCATATTCTCTAGGAAACAGAGTTCCTTACAGGTTACAGCTCCTGCACTGCAAGACTCATGTTATTTATAATGATACAAGTGATCATTTCAAATgataattaattttgaaaatatacacATTGATACACGCTTCTATGCCTCACAGGTTTGCTGACTGAAGTACAGTGCAAGTCAAAGCGACTCAGGAAAAATTTCAAACAGAAGAGCAGTTTCCTTTGCAACATAAAACTAGAAGATGAGGGGCTGAATAGTAAACATGTGTCATCTACAACAAGACCTGGAAAAGTGggatatttttctatttgaaatatctctttttatcatttatttttgcCTTAACACATTGtcatttgattcttttcttttttttttttttttttaacagttcccAGAGAAGATGGAACTCACTCCAGGAGAACATCAACTTCTTGACCACATTGTTGCAGCACATCAAAAATACACAATTCCCCTCGAAGAAGCAAAGAAGTTTGTATGTATATAGAACAATCAGCCTGCATTACTGAGTCATTATTATCTTTAACACTAGATTTTGATTATATCAAATGTCTAAACACTCTTTCATGCAGCTACAAGAAACTGCAAGTCCTGAGGAAAGTTTTCTGCGTCTCTCTGAAACAGCAGTTGTTCACGTACAAGTGTTAGTGGATTTCACAAGACGACTCCCAGGTACGTTCCTTCTTTTGGGAAACGTTACACTATAAGTCAGATACGTTATTTTAAGAAGCAAATACCATATTGGTGAGATGCATCGGAGAAAAGTATAAGCTTTAAGAAAACTCTTATTCAATGGATTATTTCATCTTCAAAAACTAATGATCAGGATTACCATTTGCCAGTACTTGCTAGTAGTTCCCTATATTCTCTTTCATGAAGACAAATTTGGACTTTCTCTAAACTTTTACtctaatcagattttttttccatgcctgACACAGAATAGAGACGTTTTCTGAAAAGTGTATCTACTTCAAAATACTATCTTgagcaaattattattttaacacaTACTCTGAAATCCAATTCAGTTTGCAATTTATTATAGTCATCAAAGATAAAATAGATGTACCTTCAAAGAAAAGGCAGCATAGGAGGGATGTACCAGGTGCTCTTACTCATATTATCCTATAATACAAGAACATGGGAACATGCAATTAAATCCACTGCATTTCAATATCACGTTGACAAAATAACATTTGATGGGGAGGTCAATAATTTGTTCATTACTCTAAGCTGTAAAATTCACTAACAAAAGTCAATTGACACGTCTAAAGCAGACATTTGATGTAATTTATTTAGTATCAGTGGTAGCGCTCCTCTGGAACAGGTCTGAGAGGATGGATGagttgtttattttcttaaagttaTGTTTTCTGCTTTGACCAGGATTAAGAACAGGATTACGTTCCTTTGCTCTTGAATTATAAATGCAGATTATACGTTAGTCAAAAGAtgaacacaattaaaaaaaagatcagctATCAATGGATAAGGAGAATATCCATATTCACTAAGTAATATAACAAATGTATAAGGCATTAGGCCATTTGACATATATTAGGTAACAATGACACGTTAGGATGAAATTTTCAATAAAGTCTTGCTTAGTctcaattttgtcttttttaaacttCCTCTGCACGCCGACAACAGCACAAAATCTTTTTGTCTGGTCTGCAAAGTAGCAGGAAAGACCCCAAGAGTATCAGCTAGTCTTTGGTACACAGGTCTTTTAACTATAGCTCCTCCTTTCCATTAAAGACCTTTGTTAAAAAATTATGTTATCAACTCATATTAGGGGCTTAAAGGCAGCCACCACCTCGAGCCTTAACAAGTGTCTTTCTCTGCAGGATTTGAAAGTTTAGCTAGTGAAGATCAGATTGCGCTGCTAAAAGGGTCAACAGTTGAGGCAATGTTTTTGCGTTCAGCCCAGATATATAACCAAAGAATTAGTGAATGTCAATCATCAACAAGTGAAAGTAAGTTTGACTAATAAGCTTTGTATTAACACCCATAGTTCAGCCAATTCGAAACAACTTCCATTCCTTTTTATTCACCAAATATCAAGTAATTGCCTATTTAAACTAAGCAATTTTTTACTTACAGTAATACCAGTAATGCCTACGTACCTTCCATCTGCATTAATTCACAGAGCACcccaaaaagtaaaaaataattggATTTCTATTTTCCCTCACACTAGTTGCAAACAAAGAGCAACAATTTTGAGTGTTTGCACAACAAATTATGGGGTGGATAGATAATATGAACTATATTAATGACTTCTATTGTGCTAAGTTTGACACAAGAGATTATTTTGACTAACAATAACGCAGCAAATAAACTTGTTGCTGGAGGCCAAAAAGAACTCTTTCTTTCCAATTTATCTGTTCCCTCTGCATGACACTGAGAAAAAGATGCACAATTTTTCAGGTACCTACCTGCAAAGCAGATGCAGCCAAATGTTTAAAGTAGCGTTATGTTTAGCTGTGAACTGTCATCCTTCTTGCTGCAGGTCATGTAAGATTTTCTGATGTGACATGTTGTCACATTCAAAACCTCGATAAGAATGCAATTTATTCCTTGGAAATGTCTCCAAATGAAGAGAGTCCGACTTCCACTACTACCACAGGTAACAGAGGCCTCTGAAACAAAATACTTAGAAATCTGACTTTGCTGACCACATTCTCCACCCCACCgagcgatgctgttggtgccccCTGTCCTCCCCTCCACTTGGAGCTGGTCTGCCACCACTCAGGCACTACTTCTTCATGGAAGAAGGAGGTGGCTTTTGCCTTTGCTTATATCCTAGGATAAAGAAATCTTGGGCTATATCAAGAGCTGCACAGCACCACCATGATAGGAATTAAAGTGGTTTTCGTTAAGCTTATTAACCCTTTCATGAAACGGAACAGCCTGGAACTTTAAAAGATTAGGGCAAAGAAGACTCAGAATGTTTCTGTACTGAAATAATATtctgataattttatttcatttccaagGTATAACCGAGGAGTTTATTACTGCGCTATTTTACTTCTACAGAAGCATGGGAGAACTTAAAGTGACGGAGACAGAATATGCCCTGCTTGTGGCAACAACTGTGTTTTTTTCAGGTAAAACTGTGAGATGAGTTGTTGTTACTCACCAGCGTGCTTTTAACCCACTTTCGCCCCCGCGTCctgcgggccgccgccgctccctcaggcggcgccgcgccgcgccgcgccgcgcgctcccgcccgcccgctaAGCCCCGCTAACCGCCCtctcccgccgcgctcccgcaGACCGCCCGCTCCTGAGGAACAAGCGGCacgtggaggagctgcaggagccgcTCCTGGGCATCCTCTACAAGTACTCGAAGATCCACCACCCCGAGGACCCGCAGCACTTCGCCCGCCTTATCGGGCGCCTCACGGAACTGCGCACTCTCAACCACACCCACGCGGAGGTGCTGGTAACGTGGCGGAGCAAGGACCCGCGGCTGACCTCCTTGCTCTGCGAGATCTGGGACCTGCACTAGGCGACGCCACGCACCGCGGGCCGTTActgccgcgcgccgcccgcgcctctcccgccctgcgcgcgcgccgccgcttcccgccTTTTTTGTTCGCCCTCAGCGGGCGGCGAGCCGGGGCGGGAACGTGCCCGGCCCTGTCGTGAGGCGCTGCCTCTGCGGCCTGCCCTTGTCTCCGAGgccatggaaaaggaaaaaccaTTTAAACTGTTCGTGCCGCCGCGTCTGAGCGGTGGCCAGGTGTCTGCAGTCAAGCCGCAGGCCAGCGCTCGGGCCGCGGGGCTCGCTAAGGTAaacggcgccgccgcctcccgcgcgcTGCGCCGCTCCTGAGGCGGCGGCGGACGAGCGGGGGCTCGGCCCgggggctgcccgccggcgcaGCGGTGGCACGGGCGAAATCGCCCAGGCCGAGCCCTGAGCCTCGCCCCTGGAGAGCACCTGCATGAAAGTGTTTTACTGCAAACTGTTAAGATTGGCAGGGGGGCGAGCTTTTTCGATTTTGATAAccaatatttttactttctttctgtcACACCCGAAAAGACTCATCTTCTCGGCtgttttctatgtattttaaCTGTTCACCACCAACGACAAATAACTAGATGCCTGATGTGGGTAATTCAGAACAATAAGTTGCAAAGGACGCATCTCACTCTTACTCACTTGGATTTGTTGCTCCCACCACAATCAAGCGTAGAGTGGAGgtgttctgtcactgggcactaaATTCTCTGAAttcaaaaagttcttttttcatGTTGAGGTTCCCTTTTGAATATGCTTAGATGCAGATAGGATGACTCTCTGACAGGGGGCAATTCCGCTATTTACAAGACAAATTTCTGTAACTTTTAGGACACCTTGTAAAATGAAATTTTCATGCTAAAATTTCATCAGATCTGTTTTAGAAAATactattggggggaaaaaaccaaaaataaacgTGAATACTGGACTTGAAAAAATCACTTGGCTTATTGAGTCCTTTACTGTACAACTGTGAACAGGCATGTAATAGCTAATAAGTTAATAACTGTAATGAAAAACAGCCGCTTCTTTGGCCACAGAGTACTGTATAAAGCAAGCTACAGACAGACCTAAAAGCTGCTGTGAATTAAGAAGCAAACGGGAGAGTTCCAAAGCTTTGCCAATATCTAGGGCTTTTAAAATAGTACATAGTTGATTTATTAATGGGAAGTTCTATTTTCACATTAGCTCTATACTTTTTTTCTGGGATTTGTAATCCTGCTTTTCAAATTTACCCATGAGAAACTAATTTTTACATTTATCCAGGGTTTTAACAAATGCCCAGGTGATGATTTTAATTTGCCCTATGTAATGACAAGTACACCGAACCATGGTGAAATCACTGATTCAGGTAAGCCTAAACTAAGCATTAATCTtgcatgacttaaaaaaaaaaattttttttttgctatcttgtATATTTTTCCATGAGTATTTTCAGTGTCATAACTGTTACTCTGTTAAATATGGCTGCACTTGGTTTTTTTGAAGTAGATT is a window of Struthio camelus isolate bStrCam1 chromosome 24, bStrCam1.hap1, whole genome shotgun sequence DNA encoding:
- the LOC104142285 gene encoding bile acid receptor-like — its product is MKQCNLEQNMANTFVTVPDGYCLAEPIQYYDVLPEHINYQLQDTDFQTTPYCQYSTVQFPPPVLQSQLSQSQYGTYSLDSQYSDGQYIISNCDLNKPSFMASHIDDSGYQGLKRPRLNHSSLRMKGQEELCVVCGDKASGYHYNALTCEGCKGFFRRSITKNAVYRCKNGGHCEMDMYMRRKCQECRLKKCKAVGMLAECLLTEVQCKSKRLRKNFKQKSSFLCNIKLEDEGLNSKHVSSTTRPGKFPEKMELTPGEHQLLDHIVAAHQKYTIPLEEAKKFLQETASPEESFLRLSETAVVHVQVLVDFTRRLPGFESLASEDQIALLKGSTVEAMFLRSAQIYNQRISECQSSTSESHVRFSDVTCCHIQNLDKNAIYSLEMSPNEESPTSTTTTGITEEFITALFYFYRSMGELKVTETEYALLVATTVFFSDRPLLRNKRHVEELQEPLLGILYKYSKIHHPEDPQHFARLIGRLTELRTLNHTHAEVLVTWRSKDPRLTSLLCEIWDLH